A genomic window from Candidatus Kryptoniota bacterium includes:
- a CDS encoding YggS family pyridoxal phosphate-dependent enzyme, protein MGIAENVAGIKARIRDALARSDNPVRDVKLVAVSKTFPAERISEAVNSGLYRFGENRVQELALKWKALPGLNIEWHFIGHLQTNKAKKLAEIPTTLIHSVDRLEVALELEKQLQKLGEGRDVLVEVNTSGERTKSGINPAGAEGLLRSMKDLSSLRVKGLMTIGAFTEDRNAVRECFRMLRRIFTDIRDTSIHGVEMVELSMGMSGDYEIAVEEGATIVRIGTAVFGQRATAV, encoded by the coding sequence ATGGGAATTGCGGAGAATGTCGCGGGGATAAAAGCGCGCATTCGCGATGCTCTTGCAAGGAGCGATAATCCGGTTCGTGATGTCAAGCTAGTTGCGGTATCCAAAACATTTCCTGCGGAAAGAATTTCGGAAGCGGTCAATTCGGGACTGTACCGGTTCGGGGAGAACAGGGTTCAGGAACTTGCCTTGAAATGGAAGGCGCTTCCGGGATTGAACATCGAATGGCATTTCATCGGACATTTGCAGACCAACAAAGCAAAGAAGCTTGCAGAAATTCCTACAACACTTATTCACTCTGTCGACAGACTCGAAGTCGCCCTGGAGCTCGAGAAGCAGCTGCAAAAACTGGGTGAAGGACGGGATGTGCTTGTCGAAGTAAACACATCCGGCGAACGGACCAAGAGCGGGATAAATCCTGCAGGCGCCGAAGGTCTTCTGCGCTCGATGAAGGATCTGTCCTCGCTTAGGGTGAAGGGACTGATGACGATAGGAGCGTTCACGGAAGATCGGAACGCAGTCAGGGAGTGCTTCCGGATGCTCCGCAGGATCTTCACGGACATCAGGGACACGAGTATTCACGGCGTAGAAATGGTTGAGCTGTCGATGGGAATGTCAGGCGATTACGAAATAGCAGTCGAAGAAGGTGCGACGATTGTAAGGATAGGGACGGCGGTGTTTGGACAACGAGCAACGGCGGTTTGA
- a CDS encoding two-component regulator propeller domain-containing protein has translation MILTVDAPGYVFAATQTAGVFRSTDKGSTWEAVNTGLNWAYLSTFAVDSSNVLYTGSNVFPGFFRTTDEGESWTRTNLPGGAQIATIISGDRLCVGGTQSVSISTDRGDSWSSSIVTSDPVSVLSIAEDSLGNIYAGLQAIWPRTKPPYGGGVYISSDSGRTWHLYGLELTSILSIARAGNGRMFILVPSGILSAVPKDSNWTRDVLGLPSANVASLFTDHSGDLIAATNSGDYKYILAHGYWTQVTPALSEVNVAAAWYEPGTTEYVITERNGVFKLDAANEDWAQCGIVPSQVLSLGRDQAGNFYAGTNDGIYKPAAPGTWIRVSNGLNYGSVYSIRSSSFLGRIYASTSGGSFYSSDSGRSWNTLYPGWSFDLIETRIDQMFVSSTGSVVSSSNGGHDWSRPNDISLPSTNIYCLSAGSDGSIYAGTMFDGVFQTTDGGNFWNQVGLSSPLMFNTVRVLQIDPGGRMFAGTDSSGAYYSDNEGVDWTHIPSLGNSDISSFLVNQEGNYFAGTLDRGVFISTDRGETWTNVDQGLTDQNVLSILMDPQGYLYAGTDSGVFRSTGVITAAIRTTPRVYSLKQNFPNPFNPATVISYKLPANSFVTLKVYDLIGREITTLVNGLELAGEHDVRFDGREYASGVYFYRIIVLTGSGPAITETRRMLLLK, from the coding sequence ATGATATTGACCGTGGACGCGCCGGGGTATGTGTTTGCGGCTACGCAGACTGCAGGTGTGTTTCGTTCGACAGACAAAGGTTCGACATGGGAAGCTGTGAACACCGGACTTAACTGGGCGTACCTCTCGACTTTTGCAGTGGACTCTTCGAATGTTCTTTACACGGGAAGCAACGTCTTTCCCGGCTTCTTCAGGACCACAGACGAAGGTGAGTCGTGGACGAGGACCAATCTTCCGGGTGGAGCGCAAATCGCGACGATCATCTCAGGAGATCGTCTTTGTGTGGGAGGAACTCAAAGCGTTTCCATCTCAACTGACCGCGGAGACAGCTGGTCTTCCTCGATAGTCACATCGGATCCGGTGAGTGTGCTTTCGATTGCCGAAGACAGTCTTGGGAATATTTATGCCGGACTTCAGGCGATCTGGCCGCGGACCAAGCCGCCGTACGGAGGTGGAGTCTACATCTCATCCGACAGCGGGAGGACATGGCATCTGTACGGACTTGAATTGACATCGATCCTGTCGATTGCGCGCGCCGGAAACGGCCGAATGTTCATCCTGGTTCCATCGGGTATCCTTTCAGCGGTTCCGAAGGACTCAAATTGGACGAGAGACGTACTGGGTTTGCCAAGCGCGAATGTGGCGAGTCTTTTTACCGATCACTCAGGTGATCTGATTGCCGCAACAAATTCCGGGGACTACAAGTACATACTTGCTCATGGCTACTGGACCCAGGTGACTCCCGCCTTGTCGGAGGTTAACGTTGCCGCGGCCTGGTATGAACCCGGCACGACAGAGTACGTTATCACAGAGCGGAACGGGGTCTTCAAGCTTGATGCGGCAAACGAGGACTGGGCTCAGTGCGGAATTGTACCGAGTCAGGTTCTCTCCCTGGGCCGCGACCAGGCTGGAAATTTTTATGCCGGAACGAACGACGGAATCTACAAGCCCGCCGCTCCCGGGACCTGGATTCGCGTCAGCAACGGATTGAATTACGGAAGTGTCTACAGCATTCGGTCCTCGTCCTTCCTGGGGCGCATCTATGCGTCAACTTCCGGCGGATCTTTCTACTCGTCGGATTCGGGGCGATCATGGAACACACTTTATCCCGGCTGGTCTTTTGATCTCATTGAAACACGGATTGATCAAATGTTTGTCAGCTCTACCGGCAGCGTAGTTTCTTCTTCGAACGGCGGGCACGACTGGTCGCGACCGAACGACATTTCCCTGCCGTCAACGAACATATACTGCCTGTCTGCCGGCTCCGACGGGTCGATCTACGCGGGAACGATGTTTGACGGAGTTTTTCAAACGACGGACGGCGGAAATTTCTGGAACCAGGTCGGATTGTCATCACCGCTAATGTTTAACACGGTGAGAGTCCTTCAAATTGACCCTGGCGGAAGAATGTTTGCAGGGACAGATTCGTCCGGTGCATATTACTCGGATAACGAAGGGGTCGATTGGACCCACATTCCATCGCTTGGCAACTCGGACATTTCATCCTTCCTCGTGAATCAAGAAGGCAATTATTTTGCGGGAACGCTGGACCGGGGTGTCTTTATTTCGACGGACCGCGGGGAAACATGGACGAACGTCGACCAAGGTTTGACCGATCAGAATGTCTTATCAATTCTAATGGATCCTCAGGGATACCTGTATGCCGGGACGGATAGCGGAGTTTTTCGGAGCACAGGTGTGATCACCGCAGCGATACGGACAACTCCACGCGTCTATTCTCTCAAACAGAATTTTCCAAATCCGTTTAATCCAGCGACAGTGATCAGCTATAAGTTACCAGCCAATAGCTTTGTCACCTTGAAAGTGTATGATCTCATCGGAAGAGAGATTACAACTCTTGTCAACGGATTAGAGTTGGCTGGTGAACATGATGTAAGGTTCGACGGCCGGGAGTATGCAAGCGGAGTGTATTTCTACCGGATTATAGTTCTCACGGGATCTGGTCCCGCAATCACAGAAACCAGAAGAATGCTGCTCCTCAAGTGA
- a CDS encoding T9SS type A sorting domain-containing protein gives MNLKFRGLIILFSLMYTIPAFSQSIGAVIQKDPGGRAVYPIAGSHLLWKQEEQVREYLKTHPDEMRTMRLQKTGSWGFTVGSTHNWYAHNFVLNNEYTVNSTCRAVGVHCYIFVEDSLWSNGRVTQVAVDSVKNNFDNRTPANASKGIYRTDVETFGNPPDVDNDSLIIILILNIIDGWNGTGGYVAGYFSSLNEVSQANSNKAEIYYLDADPAVLTSAPGIQDAMSTTAHEFQHMIHWNYDPNEITFVNEGCSTLAEVNCGFPIYEQSYFVGETNHYLFDWRTTDNVKVLNDYSRSARFMTYIRDQIGIGVFKDIVASTLHGIDGLNAGFAAFGSSLTFDTIFRNWTIANILDDRSVDPAYGYLYPDLPKGEGPTYLNPNASGSSVISHLGSEYLIYRGGSNLSISFTTGNSAIVIKAIEKGSGTPVVADVTPGVQFTVPEFGSTYSEVDFAITNTDHSNDYSVSYTSAGTVVPTEFKWDTTEPIGYLTSYSQSDTVCVTFDGANGAVLDSVRIALRRAGSITGGVWEYTDVVRPSPLGKKLSPAFAATIGTTTTVPYPVPYQNWATVNLTSDTISIENPFVVGFIIGSDPSTPGVMITEYPSASAYHSFTYLGGASSGANWYYLNASTDTLYLYLIRAYASFLTPVREPVELTPKQFEVSQNYPNPFNPATVIQYRLPQNSFVSVKVFDLLGREMKTLVNERETAGEHSVSFDASGLASGVYVYVVRAGTSVQSRKMLVLK, from the coding sequence ATGAATCTCAAATTCAGAGGGCTGATAATTCTTTTTTCGCTGATGTATACGATCCCGGCATTCAGTCAATCAATCGGCGCCGTGATTCAAAAAGATCCGGGAGGGAGGGCGGTGTATCCGATCGCCGGAAGCCACCTTCTGTGGAAACAGGAAGAACAGGTCCGCGAATACTTGAAGACTCATCCGGATGAAATGCGGACGATGAGGCTTCAGAAAACCGGCTCATGGGGTTTCACGGTCGGCAGCACGCACAACTGGTACGCCCACAATTTCGTACTCAATAACGAGTATACCGTCAATTCGACCTGCAGGGCGGTCGGCGTTCATTGCTACATCTTTGTCGAAGACTCACTGTGGAGCAATGGAAGGGTGACGCAGGTGGCGGTCGACTCGGTGAAGAACAACTTCGACAACCGCACTCCCGCGAATGCCTCGAAAGGCATCTACCGGACCGATGTGGAGACATTCGGCAATCCTCCCGACGTGGACAACGATTCGCTGATCATTATCCTGATCTTGAACATAATCGACGGATGGAACGGCACGGGAGGTTATGTCGCGGGATACTTTTCAAGTCTGAACGAAGTGAGCCAGGCTAACAGCAACAAAGCAGAAATATATTATCTCGACGCGGACCCGGCAGTCCTTACTTCGGCACCCGGAATACAAGACGCGATGTCGACCACCGCGCACGAATTCCAGCACATGATCCACTGGAATTACGATCCGAACGAAATCACTTTCGTAAATGAAGGCTGCTCAACTCTCGCGGAGGTAAACTGCGGATTCCCGATTTACGAACAGTCGTACTTCGTCGGTGAAACCAATCATTATCTCTTTGACTGGCGCACAACCGACAACGTGAAGGTACTGAACGATTACTCGAGGTCGGCGAGGTTTATGACTTACATCCGGGATCAAATCGGAATCGGCGTATTTAAAGATATCGTCGCAAGTACACTGCATGGCATAGACGGACTCAACGCCGGTTTCGCTGCCTTCGGATCGTCTCTGACTTTCGACACAATTTTCAGAAACTGGACAATCGCAAATATACTTGACGACAGAAGTGTGGATCCTGCTTACGGATATCTCTATCCTGATCTACCGAAGGGAGAAGGTCCGACTTATCTCAACCCGAACGCATCGGGATCAAGCGTGATATCCCATCTCGGAAGCGAGTATTTGATTTACAGGGGCGGTTCGAATCTTTCTATTTCATTCACCACCGGAAATTCGGCAATAGTCATAAAAGCGATCGAGAAAGGGAGCGGCACACCCGTAGTCGCCGATGTAACTCCGGGCGTTCAGTTTACAGTTCCTGAATTTGGCTCGACATACTCGGAAGTAGATTTTGCAATTACAAATACGGACCATTCAAACGATTACTCGGTCAGCTATACTTCTGCGGGAACAGTTGTACCTACAGAATTCAAATGGGACACGACCGAGCCGATCGGATATCTCACCTCATATTCACAGTCAGACACAGTCTGCGTTACATTTGACGGGGCAAACGGAGCGGTACTCGATTCGGTCAGAATCGCCCTGAGGCGCGCAGGATCGATTACCGGCGGGGTGTGGGAATACACCGATGTCGTCAGACCATCTCCGCTAGGTAAGAAACTTTCTCCTGCTTTTGCAGCGACGATCGGTACCACGACAACGGTGCCGTATCCCGTTCCGTATCAAAACTGGGCGACTGTGAATCTCACAAGCGACACGATCTCGATAGAAAATCCATTCGTGGTCGGATTTATTATCGGTTCGGACCCGTCGACACCGGGAGTCATGATAACCGAGTACCCAAGTGCTTCTGCGTATCACAGTTTCACATACCTCGGAGGTGCATCCAGCGGCGCGAACTGGTATTATCTCAACGCATCGACGGACACGTTGTACCTATATTTAATCAGGGCCTATGCCAGCTTCCTGACGCCTGTCAGAGAGCCGGTCGAACTTACACCGAAACAGTTCGAGGTCTCACAGAATTATCCGAACCCATTCAATCCGGCGACCGTAATTCAGTACAGACTACCTCAGAATAGCTTTGTGTCAGTAAAAGTATTTGACCTGCTGGGGAGAGAGATGAAGACACTAGTCAATGAGAGAGAGACAGCTGGAGAGCATTCGGTCTCATTTGACGCAAGCGGACTTGCGAGCGGCGTTTATGTATACGTCGTGAGAGCGGGCACTTCTGTCCAATCTCGAAAAATGCTGGTGTTGAAGTGA
- a CDS encoding DUF4249 family protein, giving the protein MNADSIYKAGGKLRGATAVLLAVLSILSSGCNSPFKPDVNITPKLVVYSILIANSKDVYVRVTSVKGSQSDSVGEPVHGATVVLSGGSGPDITLIDTTGVIDGDTVSFYFVQTEVMPFGNYTLSVLKNGYPPAVAPVSVPGSNVTVPDLSTYSDLRRPAIATTPLVFNVLLSGSTRAEFARLYVEYRGFDSSGNFQSDIIPINQQTSPDPFREATAGNTDEEFSISDYASAFKSAQALGGNLKRVHFYTDIVVTQIDDPLYRFYITSNRELDPLSMRTDKIIFSNIFNGLGEGIVAGAAVDTTRIFLF; this is encoded by the coding sequence TTGAACGCGGATTCGATCTATAAAGCAGGTGGCAAACTTCGCGGCGCAACCGCAGTTCTGCTGGCGGTTCTTTCGATTTTGTCGTCGGGCTGCAACAGCCCGTTCAAGCCGGATGTGAATATTACACCGAAGCTTGTTGTTTATTCCATCCTCATCGCGAACTCGAAGGACGTGTACGTCAGGGTGACATCAGTCAAGGGATCGCAGTCGGACAGCGTCGGTGAACCGGTACATGGCGCTACCGTCGTACTGAGCGGAGGATCAGGACCGGATATCACCCTCATCGACACGACCGGAGTGATAGACGGCGACACTGTTTCCTTTTACTTCGTTCAGACCGAGGTAATGCCTTTCGGGAATTACACTCTGTCGGTTCTCAAGAATGGTTATCCGCCGGCTGTCGCCCCGGTAAGTGTTCCGGGGAGCAATGTGACGGTTCCGGATCTATCGACTTATTCAGATCTTCGCCGCCCGGCAATCGCTACCACACCACTGGTCTTCAATGTACTGCTTTCCGGTTCGACGAGGGCCGAGTTTGCCCGGCTTTACGTTGAATACAGGGGCTTCGACAGCAGCGGGAATTTTCAAAGCGACATCATCCCGATCAATCAACAGACCTCACCCGACCCATTCCGCGAAGCGACGGCGGGAAACACGGACGAAGAATTCTCAATTTCAGATTACGCCAGCGCATTCAAATCAGCCCAAGCTCTCGGGGGGAATTTGAAGCGGGTCCATTTCTACACGGACATTGTTGTCACTCAGATCGACGATCCTCTTTACAGGTTTTACATTACGTCGAACCGCGAACTCGATCCGCTGTCGATGCGGACAGACAAGATCATTTTCTCGAACATCTTCAACGGCCTGGGAGAAGGTATAGTAGCAGGTGCAGCGGTCGACACGACAAGGATTTTCCTGTTTTGA
- a CDS encoding putative zinc-binding metallopeptidase: protein MTEMKLHRELEKFRYLDLPICELNPKINGTFHKLIRKVESEASRKKIKLRPEFYLGTGWGCVNKSISIEIPFWFQSESLMEIEDEMAYDGVESESEIKMGLRHEFGHALNYAYKLYLDPEWKKLFGNFNKKYSDSYRFNPWSKRHVKHLPDYYAQKHPDEDWAETFAVWLTPGSNWRRVYAKTPALRKLVYVDKKINEIAGKPPLTTRTKRDVPIEDVKLTVREFYEADYEDVSPSEQLIEDVDAMKRIFPNGFRSKRNLREAWKLVHKYSPLLVAKLSDELNVPRHSAARVLRLLESICKTYDLRIRQGDEEEKIIGVSVYLSRKFSQD, encoded by the coding sequence ATGACAGAAATGAAGCTGCATAGAGAACTAGAGAAATTCAGGTATTTGGACCTGCCGATCTGCGAATTGAATCCGAAGATCAACGGTACGTTCCACAAACTCATACGCAAAGTCGAATCGGAAGCATCGAGAAAGAAAATTAAACTCCGTCCGGAATTCTATCTCGGGACCGGGTGGGGTTGCGTAAACAAGAGCATCTCAATCGAAATCCCGTTCTGGTTCCAGAGCGAATCGCTGATGGAGATTGAAGACGAGATGGCATATGACGGAGTCGAAAGCGAAAGCGAGATAAAGATGGGACTTCGCCACGAGTTCGGGCACGCGTTGAATTACGCCTACAAACTCTATCTCGATCCGGAATGGAAGAAGTTGTTCGGAAATTTCAACAAGAAATATTCCGATTCATACCGCTTCAATCCATGGAGCAAGCGTCACGTAAAACATCTTCCCGATTATTACGCGCAGAAACATCCGGACGAAGACTGGGCAGAAACTTTTGCTGTTTGGTTGACTCCGGGAAGCAACTGGAGGCGCGTATATGCGAAGACGCCCGCGTTAAGAAAACTTGTATATGTCGACAAGAAGATAAATGAGATAGCGGGCAAGCCTCCGCTGACTACAAGGACGAAGCGGGATGTTCCCATCGAGGACGTGAAACTCACGGTGAGGGAATTTTACGAGGCCGACTACGAGGACGTGAGCCCGTCGGAACAGCTTATCGAGGACGTGGACGCGATGAAGCGGATATTCCCGAACGGGTTCAGGAGCAAGAGGAACCTGCGAGAAGCGTGGAAGCTTGTTCATAAATATTCGCCTCTGCTGGTGGCAAAATTGTCCGACGAGCTGAATGTCCCCCGCCATTCAGCTGCGAGAGTATTGAGACTCCTTGAAAGCATCTGTAAGACTTACGATCTGAGGATCCGGCAGGGCGACGAAGAAGAAAAGATTATAGGAGTTTCGGTTTATCTTTCAAGAAAATTCAGCCAGGATTGA